ACTAATTAGATATTGACTCTACTGCATCCCTGACTTTCCTGGAAGGTCACTTCTTCGGCTAAATCCTCATCAGCTAATCTCCTCACTAAAGACAGCGGCTCAGCATCTTAAGTCTTCTGCTTTCTGTCGTGGAGGCACTTAGAGAAAAAATGTGTAGGCTCTCATCCAAAATCCAATTCAAAGAAAAAGCTGGAAGAGAGAAACGGGACCTTTCAAGAAAAATAACTCAAACCGTTTCCCTCCATTTGCCTCGTTATAAGCGTGCCTCTTTTAAGCATTATTGCTCTTGATATTGCATAAGTGCCTAACGTCAAAAAATGCACGTGGACACGCACAGTATGCTGAGGGGCACTCAGGCTTCTTATATATACGTGCTCCACTCAACTATGAATTACCCTTCTCTTTTGCTCTTCAGgccatgtctgtgttttattatttatttgataaaGCACAAAGTATATTGCTTCTATAAATACACTGCAGGCCCTGTAGGAATGGACCGCAGGAGGGGAAGATtgtgaaaaagacacacacacacacacacacacacacacacacacacacacacacacacacacactggagttATCATGCTACTCTAATTGATTCAGTGACAATTGAATTGGTTACAGTAGAATAAAAAGCTTGGGTAAATATAGACAGTAAGCTTGCAGATCATAGAGATTGCCAGTGTTAATAAAATCGCCTTTGAgtgataaaaaaatgaagaagaaaacaaccgAAGTCTCTGTGGTGGAACTTTGCTTGTTTAGCTGCTTTCTGCCAAGGAAATGTACCCAGAGGTCAAAGTCTTGgaagtgaacaaacaaacaaacatggtgcTGGGGGACACTGTAGTAATAGAGGATGCCACATGTACAAAAGGCCATTATTACAACACTCCTAAGATGTGGAAGGGTATAGGGTCAATTcaaaataatatgtttttaaacttgAATGAGGGACTTTGTTCttactgtttttaaagaaatgtctgtAGGTCAAAAAAGGCAGCTGAAGCCTTATACCATCACAAACATGTTCGACGTAAACTTCAAGTTCACCTCAAGGACAACCATCAAAATGATTGATGTCCTTTTGCGCACGTAAAAATAGACATTGATTGTATGCTAACTAAGACAAATCTAATCCTTTAGAGGTAGGATGCAGATCGATTTTGAATTTGTGCATTTAATCAATTAACCGCTGTAATTTTGTAAGTAAATCTATaactttaaagatttaaaaaaaaaaaaaaaaaacatttaatattgGAGTGCTGAAATACTCAGTCTCTTTTACTCTACAGAAAATACCTTCAAGCGGGTAAAAGCGCCCAAACAACATGGGAAATCTTTGGAAACTCATATTTTATTTCGGTCCATAATTAAGTATATTTATATGATGAATTAATGAGGTAAGCAGTACTGCTGCTCAAAGAATCTGCAACTTACTTGTATTATCAGTTTAGTTAAGAGGGAGggtttttttattctctgtctGCCATGGAATCTGCACTAGCTTTCTACTTATTATGATATAAGATTTCTAAAgcccccgtttccaccaagcagtccagtttggttcagtacagtttggttcagtttggtacggtaaaccctaaacttgcttgcgtttccacagccaaccgtacccttaTTTAATAAGCGGAGTGTACGacagatggagatagccgcgtcagctatgtaatagtgtgacattatagcagcccaacacagtgtagcccgctattaatGAAGTTAAACATTCAAGAACAACAGGGACACAGTAAATAAGGGACCCTTTAGGATCGGAACCCTTGGCACCcaaacagaagggtaccaaaataagggatccgtaacgtcctacttttttggtaccgtTATTTTGGGTTCCTACCAAACCAAACTGAACCGGGCCACTTGGTGGAAACGAGACTAAAATATCTCGCActaatcagctgtttgtttggagAGTGTGATATTGTCGTCTACATCTGTTAGCAGAAAGACTGCAGTTCACTTTGACAGTTTCATCAAAATCATGTTTTGAGGCTCATAACACAGAACTGTGAGTGAGCTCATGTGACAATGAGCTGTGAGACTGAAGTGGGGGGTTTCTGGGCTACTGCTTGCAGATTATCAGTTAATTATTGATCTTATCCTCACAACTTTGATTTAGCAATCAGCTCTTGCAGATTACCAAAGAAAAAGTTGGTGTTCATTTTGACTAATCTTTCCTTTTCTGTTATGGATGAAGAATTATATGAATGCAGAgcacttttctctccttttcttttcatcttttctccATTTGTTATTTAGATCAGATCAGTTTTATTATATGCTCCCAGAGTGAATAAAACTCATGGCTGGGACATTCCAGGTTTGAGTCACAATATTTTGTGACTGCATAGAgatatgcagcaaagggccatgATCAAATTTGAACCTATACAGCCGCTGGGATGAGGATAGTCAGACCTAAAGGACCTGacctgtttatttattttcattataaataaattgtaatatattattaaatgaaaataatatttattctaaaagaaaaatacaggGTATGATATAAATAATAAGCTGATCCGTTTGATATTAAATTCATGGTACTATTATATTACTATTATATATACTATTACTATTCATAATTTGATGAACCTTTAAATACTTTGTGTCATCATTTCCTGATAGCACATGATATGACAAGATACTGACAGCACGTCTATTTTTATGGCTTCATCTTTCATTACAATCACTTACGACTGTCACATACCATTTGATCTGGCCTAATGAGTCTGATTATCCTTTGACTTTGTTCACAACGGTCAAATTGTGCCAAAGTCCTTTCAAGTTAATCGACTTGCCCACCGGTAAGAAACTAAAACACTTGTTTGGTCCTGATGTGGGGAGAAAATTAACTtcagaaattattatttttatagctATAGTGTAAGTAATGTTACACATACactatttttttcttgtctgtttCCCTAATGCTGTAGTTTTTCCTTTAATGCTTTAATGCTACTGTCTGTGCTTAAGATTGAAGTCTTACTGAGTgttcttctcttgttttctttggtttCCTTCTTCTAGTATGTGGCATTTGGctccctcttcttcatcctcatctCCATCTCCACTTTCTGCATGGAGACACATGAGGCCTTTAACACCATCATCAACAAAACAGAGACCGTTTTGGTGGGCAACGTGACACATGACGAGATCGTATACGAAGTAGTAACCGACAGCTGGTTGACATATGTGGAGGGAGTGTGCGTCATCTGGTTCACCATTGAGGTCCTGCTTCGAGTCACCTTCTGCCCTGACAAGTTGGAGTTCTTCAAAAGTTCCCTCAACATCATCGACTTTGTGGCCATCCTGCCCTTCTATCTGGAGGTAGGCCTAAGTGGTCTGTCCTCCAAAGCTGCCAAGGATGTCCTGGGGTTCCTCCGCGTCGTCCGATTTGTCCGTATTCTCAGAATCTTCAAGCTTACCCGCCACTTTGTGGGCCTCCGGGTCCTTGGCCACACCCTTCGTGCCAGCACCAATGAATTCCTCCTGCTGATCATCTTCTTAGCCCTTGGTGTCCTCATCTTCGCAACTATGATCTACTATGCGGAACGAATCGGAGCAGACCCAGACGACCCAACTGCCAGTGCCCATACCAACTTCAAGAACATTCCAATCGGTTTTTGGTGGGCTGTTGTAACCATGACCACACTGGGTTATGGAGATATGTACCCAGAGACGTGGTCAGGGATGCTGGTGGGTGCGCTGTGTGCCTTGGCTGGTGTGCTGACCATTGCTATGCCAGTTCCTGTTATTGTCAACAACTTCGGCATGTACTACTCTCTGGCCATGGCCAAACAAAAGCTcccaaaaaagaagaacaaacatATCCCTCGAGCACCGCAACCAGGTTCACCCAACTACTGCAAGCCAGACGCCCTTGCTATGGCTACTGCATCACCACAAAGGCTCTTGGGAAATGTCCTAGGTGGTGTGATTGGCTCTGGAGGCATGGGGGGTGACTGTCCTCTTGCACAAGAAGAAATTATAGAGATTAACAGAGGTGAGCGATTCTGTTTTTCATGCTTAGTCTCTTTATTTGTCCCTTTTGAAAACTACCAAGAACTGGATTTATTCAAGTGTCAaattcttttatttgtttttgggccGAAATATTCAAGTTCTATTATATTAGTCAGAGTTTTTCTTATTAAAATGAAACTGAGTAATTTGGCTAGCATGCTTCTTGAATTTATGTCAGTTTGCTGATGGCAGTTTCAGGCATAAACACTGATGATTTCTCGGGTCAGTTTAAGGTCAAAGTGTCAAGAAAAGAAGTGGGTGTACTATCAAGAAGTGACGTATAGTTGATTCTAGATCCACCCTGGAGAAATCACTGGCCCATCAGAACTCGTGTGTAATTTATGATCAACTGGTAGGTCCAGAGTTGCCTGAAGGGCACCCATCTGTCAGCGGAGAAACAAACACTGCGGAAGGAAAATGAACTCAATTATCTATTAAAACGGCCCTAATGCTTCTCATTTTGGGCTGACGTCACATTTTCTCACTGGCATGAGCATTATAACGATCTGGACGAGacgataattttttttttcttttttgattggTCTttacatgcagcagcagcaggcatcAGACAAAAGTAGCAGTAATGCACCTTTAATGCATTGCTTTACTGCCTTAGTCATCAGTGAGCCAGAAAATATTGGTTTCATCGGTGCTTTTACATCCTGTCTGGTTGGCTCTCTTCAAGgctaaagtgttttttttgttttttctagaAGGAAATTTTAGTCAATTTATTTGACAACTGGCTCTAAGTCTGCTCTGCAAAATCATCACCACATGCTGTAAgacaacacagaacaacaggCGCTTGGTAACATATTTCAACATTATGCCTAATTGAAGGTGTTGATGACCTCAACAGCCGTCTTTTCCAGTCATTGATGAATGAAcattattgaattaaaaaatgaactTGTATGCCTGTTAAATATGATATGATTAATATATCTAATGTAAAAGCAAACAAATCAGTTTAGAGTGAAGCACAAGACAAAGGCCAtcaaatgtgaacattttagaTGCTGAGACAAAAGACTTAATATATTTTCTGAATTCAAGATAGTTGGAAAGGAATGGATCGATTACACCATAGTCTTTGAGATTTAGTATTGAGTTTAGTTGTGGTCTTAGGTTCTGTTTTGAAATATCAgatcatcattttaaaatatcaatCCTATTCGCTGTTATActatataaaataaagtaataaacCTTTTCATTAAGACATGTACGTTTTTCCTCTccgtgtttttctttttaaattctcCTCTACGTCTTTTCCCCTTGGTgtccccccttccctccctccagATTCCAAACAGAACGGTGATGCAGCCTCGGCTGCGCTGGCTAACGAGGACTGCCCCACCATTGACCAGGTGCTGAGCCCGGACGAGAGGAGCCCGATTGGTCGAGGGACTACTCGGGAACGCTACCAGCAGGACCGCGCCTGCTTCCTGCTCAACACCAGGGAATTCCGTGCCACAGATGGGAATGTGCGGAAAGGTACGTATCACACCGGGAGACGGatacatgaacatgaacaactTGTGTAAACACAGTAAGATGCCAGGCAAAACATATTGTTAACATGCAGATTATATAGGTCCAGATAGGTACACATAGGCTCTTTATGTAATCATATTCAAACATCAAGGAAAGGTGGGTTGGATGAAAAAGCACACATAAGACTGATTTCAGAAGCCTCGTCTACAGATTGAAGGATCCAACTTTAGATCGTaagtacacatacacacaaacattattCATTCACTGTTACAACAAATTTAGCTCTTCTGCTGTGCTCAATTTGTTTCCACCTTCTTCACattcatgttgtctttgtttccaTCAATGCTTGGTATCAtattttatttcctctgttcATAAGATGTTC
The genomic region above belongs to Labrus bergylta chromosome 21, fLabBer1.1, whole genome shotgun sequence and contains:
- the kcnc3b gene encoding potassium voltage-gated channel subfamily C member 3b isoform X1, with product MLSSVCVSSFKGRKGGNKSSNKACYSADMTCPSESEKIVINCGGVRHETYRSTLKTLPGTRLSWLTEPDAFSNFDYDPKLDEFFFDRHPSVFSFILNYYRTGKLHCPNDVCGPLFEEELAFWGIDETDVEACCWMNYRQHRDAEEALDSFENPEPDAPDDDPALGGADGDLKRLCMQEDARKAGWWKTWQPRIWALFEDPYSSKYARYVAFGSLFFILISISTFCMETHEAFNTIINKTETVLVGNVTHDEIVYEVVTDSWLTYVEGVCVIWFTIEVLLRVTFCPDKLEFFKSSLNIIDFVAILPFYLEVGLSGLSSKAAKDVLGFLRVVRFVRILRIFKLTRHFVGLRVLGHTLRASTNEFLLLIIFLALGVLIFATMIYYAERIGADPDDPTASAHTNFKNIPIGFWWAVVTMTTLGYGDMYPETWSGMLVGALCALAGVLTIAMPVPVIVNNFGMYYSLAMAKQKLPKKKNKHIPRAPQPGSPNYCKPDALAMATASPQRLLGNVLGGVIGSGGMGGDCPLAQEEIIEINRDSKQNGDAASAALANEDCPTIDQVLSPDERSPIGRGTTRERYQQDRACFLLNTREFRATDGNVRKEAAALAPSPDSPLTEDWFKMEGSLLQQDLNANSTSSWIKP
- the kcnc3b gene encoding potassium voltage-gated channel subfamily C member 3b isoform X4; amino-acid sequence: MLSSVCVSSFKGRKGGNKSSNKACYSADMTCPSESEKIVINCGGVRHETYRSTLKTLPGTRLSWLTEPDAFSNFDYDPKLDEFFFDRHPSVFSFILNYYRTGKLHCPNDVCGPLFEEELAFWGIDETDVEACCWMNYRQHRDAEEALDSFENPEPDAPDDDPALGGADGDLKRLCMQEDARKAGWWKTWQPRIWALFEDPYSSKYARYVAFGSLFFILISISTFCMETHEAFNTIINKTETVLVGNVTHDEIVYEVVTDSWLTYVEGVCVIWFTIEVLLRVTFCPDKLEFFKSSLNIIDFVAILPFYLEVGLSGLSSKAAKDVLGFLRVVRFVRILRIFKLTRHFVGLRVLGHTLRASTNEFLLLIIFLALGVLIFATMIYYAERIGADPDDPTASAHTNFKNIPIGFWWAVVTMTTLGYGDMYPETWSGMLVGALCALAGVLTIAMPVPVIVNNFGMYYSLAMAKQKLPKKKNKHIPRAPQPGSPNYCKPDALAMATASPQRLLGNVLGGVIGSGGMGGDCPLAQEEIIEINRDSKQNGDAASAALANEDCPTIDQVLSPDERSPIGRGTTRERYQQDRACFLLNTREFRATDGNVRKER
- the kcnc3b gene encoding potassium voltage-gated channel subfamily C member 3b isoform X3; translated protein: MLSSVCVSSFKGRKGGNKSSNKACYSADMTCPSESEKIVINCGGVRHETYRSTLKTLPGTRLSWLTEPDAFSNFDYDPKLDEFFFDRHPSVFSFILNYYRTGKLHCPNDVCGPLFEEELAFWGIDETDVEACCWMNYRQHRDAEEALDSFENPEPDAPDDDPALGGADGDLKRLCMQEDARKAGWWKTWQPRIWALFEDPYSSKYARYVAFGSLFFILISISTFCMETHEAFNTIINKTETVLVGNVTHDEIVYEVVTDSWLTYVEGVCVIWFTIEVLLRVTFCPDKLEFFKSSLNIIDFVAILPFYLEVGLSGLSSKAAKDVLGFLRVVRFVRILRIFKLTRHFVGLRVLGHTLRASTNEFLLLIIFLALGVLIFATMIYYAERIGADPDDPTASAHTNFKNIPIGFWWAVVTMTTLGYGDMYPETWSGMLVGALCALAGVLTIAMPVPVIVNNFGMYYSLAMAKQKLPKKKNKHIPRAPQPGSPNYCKPDALAMATASPQRLLGNVLGGVIGSGGMGGDCPLAQEEIIEINRDSKQNGDAASAALANEDCPTIDQVLSPDERSPIGRGTTRERYQQDRACFLLNTREFRATDGNVRKVHS
- the kcnc3b gene encoding potassium voltage-gated channel subfamily C member 3b isoform X2; translation: MLSSVCVSSFKGRKGGNKSSNKACYSADMTCPSESEKIVINCGGVRHETYRSTLKTLPGTRLSWLTEPDAFSNFDYDPKLDEFFFDRHPSVFSFILNYYRTGKLHCPNDVCGPLFEEELAFWGIDETDVEACCWMNYRQHRDAEEALDSFENPEPDAPDDDPALGGADGDLKRLCMQEDARKAGWWKTWQPRIWALFEDPYSSKYARYVAFGSLFFILISISTFCMETHEAFNTIINKTETVLVGNVTHDEIVYEVVTDSWLTYVEGVCVIWFTIEVLLRVTFCPDKLEFFKSSLNIIDFVAILPFYLEVGLSGLSSKAAKDVLGFLRVVRFVRILRIFKLTRHFVGLRVLGHTLRASTNEFLLLIIFLALGVLIFATMIYYAERIGADPDDPTASAHTNFKNIPIGFWWAVVTMTTLGYGDMYPETWSGMLVGALCALAGVLTIAMPVPVIVNNFGMYYSLAMAKQKLPKKKNKHIPRAPQPGSPNYCKPDALAMATASPQRLLGNVLGGVIGSGGMGGDCPLAQEEIIEINRDSKQNGDAASAALANEDCPTIDQVLSPDERSPIGRGTTRERYQQDRACFLLNTREFRATDGNVRKVLSF